TTTGCACCTGACTtttttcgcctcacacctccagggttggggttcgattcccgcctccgcctcgtgtgtgcggagttttcatgttctccccgtgcctcgggggtttcctccgggtactccggtttcctcccccagtccaaagacatgcatggtaggttaattggcatctctggaaaattgtccgtagtgtgtgaatgtgtgagtgaatgagagtgtgtgtgtgctctgtgatgggttggcactccgtccagggtgtatcctgccttgatgcccgatgataggcacaggctccccgtgacccgcgatgggttggcactccgtccagggtgtatcctgccttgatgcccgatgataggcacaggctccccgtgacccgcgatgggttggcactccgtccagggtgtatcctgccttgatgcccgatgataggcacaggctccccgtgacccgaggtagttcggataacgtggtagaaaatgagtgtgtgattaagtAATGTTTATGATCCTATCTTGTTTGTCAGTCACTAAAAaatcactactactactactactactactactactaatacagaataaatacaaaattacagaatcatttaaattaaaccAGTTCACTTCATTAccagtttattttgttaattttgctttgttttattaaGGGTTATCTGTACAATGAGAAAtaaacttaaacaaacaaacaaaagtttgtttaaatgtaaaaaaaagtctctaggttacgaccatAACCCTAgatccctgaggaacgagacgctgcatcAAAACACTATGGGAACGCCCCTgtgtgaccgcgctctgaagcACATGTGTAATCTGTCCAATAGGCATTGGAACGTGACatcatcggcgggtgacgttgcgtaaacaggaagctacaattGGCTGcaagatggacaagacgctaccTCCTGCAAGAGAAGGTAAGCGCtgcagggatgcagggagtgtggcacggagaagcagcgtctcgttccttaagaaactagggttacggtcatAACCTAGAGatgttccctttcggaactcgagctgtgtcgaaacgctatgggaactagtgtccaatcacgccacactgaccagaccctgcttagagagtgagggccttggcacctgcacataggacagaggagcccagggtggctctgaggtcaaggtcatagaacctGACAAAGATCAGCGGGGTGGACCAACAGATGTCTTGGTGTGCCATTCCAGCGGACCAGGCCGTAGAGGCCGCCACACCCTGGGTGGAGAGAGCTCGGACCCTGAGCGGTGCGGGGAGGCCAGAGGACTCGTGAGCCGACacaatcgcatccactacccatctgctcaaCGACTATTTAGCGACCGGGAAACCCTTCCTGTTAGGGCCgtagcagacgagcagctgcTCCAATTTTCTCCATGGACTCGTCCTGCGGAGATAAGTGACCAGTGCTCACACTGGACACAGTCGGTACTGTCGCTCCTGTTCGGGGGCTATAAATGGAGGAGGGCAGGATGCCTGCAACACGACAGGTCGTGAGGTGCCGAAAGCAACTTAGGTACGTACCTCAGGTTTCGGATAGAGAAACACTCTGGACATGCCAGGGGCAAACTCCAGGCGAGACGGGCCACGGACAGGGCCTGcagatcactgatcctcttccggGAGGAAATCACCAAGAGGAAGGTGGTCTTAGACAGAAACCTAAGGGCCATTTCGGTCAATGGCTTGAAGGGGGGCTCTGGGTCGCTTCCCAGGCCTCAGGCTCCGGGCGCCGGGGAGGAAACATGTCACCAATGGGTGCCTACCCAGCAACTGCCCCGCCAGTGGGGTGCTATATGCCGCGATTGCAGACACGTAAACCTTCAGGATAGAGGGGGCTAACCCAGTGGCAAACTGTTCCTGTAAGAACTCCAGAACTGAGCCGATCAGGCAGTTATCTGGTTCCAGGCGTAAACAGTCGCCATCAGCTTTGGAGTGGAGAAGGGTCTCTACTACCTCGGTAGAGAGACCAGCTGCTATGAACTgttccccctcaggggccacagccacagcctccacagctctgggtGGGGGTGCACCAGCGTTCCGCCAACCTGTGATGGGAGATCCCTCCTGGGGGGAATTTCCCATGGAGGGCCCtcgagtagggacaccagatccataaaccatggcttgcccggccatcgaggtgctaccaggaggagaTGGACTCCATCCCGGCGAACTCTCTCCAGACCTGCAGGGAGCAGTGCGATTGGGGGAAAGACGTACAGGCATAGCCTCTGCCACGActgcaccatggcatccagacctaacggGGCTGGTTGTAAGAGAGAGAACCAGATGGGACAGTGCGAGGTCTCCCGGGTtgcaaacagatccacctgggctctgtagaacctccgccatatgaactccaAGACCTCGGAGTGGAGATGCCATTCCCTAGGCCTCGGCCCCTGCCGTGACACAGGGCACAGGAAACActcatccagcttactgggtgtgcactgcttctgctgctccaccggccaatctaaatccagcttGGCTACGGCTCGTGTCacgacctcgaggagctcctcatacagcacaggctgtgaggTGCCCACAGGCTCActagcatccatcagctctctTTCCTCAGAGGGAAAGACATGTAATGCCACGCTGCTCGCGTcgggagaagaagcagccattGGGACTCATCTGCTTGCAATCcacttgtccatctcgcagccatttgtagcttcctgtttacgtgACGTCAACCCGACGATGACATCACGTCCCAACGcttattggtcagattacacacgtggttcagagcatGGTCACGCAggggcattcccatagcgtttcgacgcagctcgagttccgaaaggtaACTGAATGCCATATGTAGAAAAGAGTCTGCTTCATGATGTTGCTGTGGAGTCAAAAAAGCAAATAGCAAAAATGTGCAATCAGACaaagtaataattataattttaacaAATATGGCTAAGATTAATCTGTAACATCTGTAGAGCATTAATCTGTCAGCCTTTCAGAAACATGGCGATAAACGATCTAGatataattatgattattaagAGCTCAGCAGCAGGATTGtagttacattttaaaaagctaCATCAATAAAATGATAAGCTCCTCTTTGGGATGGTTGAGAGATGCATTCACAGATTCCTGGAtcatgtaataattaataacgGCTCTGTGAACTTGGCATATCAGACTATTGGATGCAGACAAATTGCACTTTCTAATTCCTCTCAACTACTTTCTCATTATGATATTAGACCTCCATACTGAACACCATATTACACTGCAATGCTTTAAACACTACTGGAATTTAGTAGCTAAACTTtagttgttttttaaaaaaatgtaaacatatgtccatgcaatcaaatgaaataaaataatttctctaATCAATCCCTATAAATTCACTCTCTTACATACAGAGCAAACAAAGATGAGAGAGAAGCATTACACCATATCTGAGcatttataacaaaaaaattatgcttatagtttaaactaaaaaataaaaacctaccTTGAAACAGACCTAAAAAGGTCCCTGGTTCTTTATCTTAAAATGCAGAGACTGATTTCCATTTTGACATTTGTGTTTAATCAAATACATGAAACCTTTTGACAGTGATGGGGAATTTTACTGAATGTGTTCCACACACTCACTGAGGCTATTTGACATCTGTGAGGTTCAAAACAATTTCTTTTATAGCTcagatgtgtgtgagaattttattaaatgtaataaacactcactgtgaatatttattaacaatGGCTAAAATTATAAGAACACTTCTttgtgtgtctgaagctctgtgtgaaatCAGCCCGGGTAGGTCATGTAACTGAGAAATGCACTCCAGCAAGACCATATAGGTGGATGTACATCACATTAATATTCCTTCTGTGCAGGGTCATAAGGGTCAATGTGTCGTGGTCTTCAATCCCTTCTTAAGTGGACAAGACACCAGCCATTTGGTGTGATtttacacagagcttcagacactaCTGCTGCAAAGAAATATTCCCATAAGTTCAGCCATGACACAGTATCTCATTTCGTAGGTCTTCAGACTGGATGTTAACGAAAGGTAAGGAAAGGTAACGAAAATGATTTGTAGGTCTTGTGTAGGAGCAACAACACATCAGCTTATTTACCAAAATAATGACATGTAGCCATAACATTTTTAACAGCtttcaaacaaaataattagaATACAACCCATTTTTAATACTAcaactgtatttttattaaacaggaGAGAAAACCGTTAGGCCAAATTGAAACAACTTTTTCTGGTGATAATACACACAATTATTGAGCTGACATCTTGAGTGTTTCTTCTACAGATCTTCACTGCAAATGATTCTTTTGCtccatcatttcattttctaaacAAATCAGTGCTCATCTTTAGACAAACAAATGATGAGAATTTACATCACAGTGGACAGAATTTCCATTTCTACTTTCCCTTTTCTTAAAAGGGAACTATGTTTTTTTAAGACAAAAGGGTATGAAAATAATGACcaattacattattacatttcagcatgaatagaaataaataaataaatgcaataatgtaaaacaacagaaaacataaagaaaaaatcTTCCAACAAAGCTTTTAATTTTGAAGAACAGTATTATTCTAGTGATAACATTTGATTAGACCTCTGAGTAAGGTATAACATGTTAGGTTTATCACACATAGCACTTGAATGTGAATCTCTCATTCTTAGTCTCATCACACAATTTCATCAGACATTTTGTTGAGATATTAAATTAATACTCAGTTATAAAAAGTAAAACTATAATTTTTAcaagttttaatatttataacataaaGGTCTGAATGCCCACTACAGTGATCTATGGGGAAAAGaaaccattctttttttttttcctagagcAGGAACCCAAAGTGTTGAGAAGGTGGCTAAATTGGCAAGGCAATACCAAACCAGCACTAATTTTCAAAGATAGCGATTTAGtgtttacagacacaaacaatcaAAACTGAGCACATAAGTAAGCTTTAAACATCTCTTAAATAGGCCAGTGACAAGTACagatattacaataaaaacaacaaaataagtaaatatatctaaatagaGAGAAGAATAAAAGGACAGTAATAGTGTCAAGGTAATTATATCTGACTGTTCtaagtacacacagtgtatttacaggttctgttacattctctctcttctatatAGGATTTATTCTTTACTACGACACACTGATGTATTAAGCCCAGTATATTAACAGACCCTCTTTGACTTTCTCCTTATCACTGTGTCCAGTGGTTGCTTGCAGCAAAAGctgaacatattaaataataattatttgacaAAACAATGAAACTAATGTTAAATTTAAGATGAAGTCAAAGTGGTTGTGTTacaaacagaacaataaaatgaGATGTTTGTTCTTCTACTTCTAGTTAATCTTGTCCTCTACTGCCCCCTTCTGATTAAAGCTTAAATATTGAaggttaaatacatttcagtcaGTTTACAATCTGCCGGAATTGAAGGTGAACATTTAGATGTTACAGGtcaccttttttcttcttgaagatGTTTCCATCTGGCTGCACGCTccaggtcactgtggtgttctcCAACATGCCATGTTCATTCAGTTTCTGCTTCATCTGAAGATTAGAATTaggatttattcattaaaattaaaaagaaaagaaatttatGTCGCCCATAAAAGAGGAATTaataaaaaggaatgaatgacaGGAATATGAACAGATGGGCAGTGATAACATTGAtgttaaaacacaaactttcTCCAAATTTCAGAGACTTCCGGAGACTCACCTGCTCTAAAATGGACGACTGAACAGCAGGCTCAAACACACTGCCATCAGACTTCACCTGCAGTCTCACTGTCTGATTCCTCATAGTGGAAACtgtagaataaacacacacacacacacacacacacacacacacacacacacacacacacacacacacacacacacacacacacagtagtttaATTTCCTTTCCTAAAAGTCTAATTTGAACATCCTCCACAATCTTCTCCTTGGACTGTCAGTTACtcctgaattaaataaataacacattttatatttgtttgtttgtttgtttattacttacttacttgaattaaaaaagtgtattaaattaaataattaattgagTATTTTATTTGCCATCAACTGTATATTAATAgcaaaaatcaagaaaaacacaagactcactggaatgacagaaaaaacaaaacaggttgTTGCAGTCTGTATCATAGAACACTCCGTTATAAACCATTGCACAGTTCTCATTGCTATAACGATTATCAGGTTGTCCAGTATCCCATTGTAGGTTTAAAGCGATGGTTCCATCTGACCACTTCCATGTGTCTCTGTAGAGCCCAATCCAGGAATCACCCTGGATGTTCCTCACCTGCCCTAACATGTTTTGGTCCGAACTGTTAAGAGCGCTGGCCAaatctgtgtgatgttctctACAGTAAGCCTGAGATTGAGGCCAGGACAGAGGTGTAGTGATGCCAATAAACCGGGCAGCACCACTGAAATTAGCtgtgggaaaaagaaaagaaggtcaCGTCTCAGTCATCTGTCTGTACAGGAAACATGACaccaaaataaaaccaaatgtgTGAAAATCAACCTTCAAACTGAAACAAAACAGATCAGTATGATGATAATCACTCACCATTATAGCAGATGAAGGGTTTTGGATGTATACATGGTGCATCACACCATGTATTAGAGCTACCTATCATAACACATGCTTCATTTCCACCGAGATTATCAGGCTCTCCAGGGTACCAGTTTGTATAGGTGACATTCTTCAGTGGGAGGTCGTTTAAGGACCAGCGCCAGCTATTGACATCATTGTATAATCCGACCCAGGCATTTTTTGCCAGATTTTTGTCTGCTGTAAGTTTCTTTACTCTTAGCCAATCAAAATCACTTATGACTGTTGCCAGATCATTGTAAGTCACCCTGCAGTACTTCTGTGCAACAGGCCATTTCGCCCCTGTCATTACCAGGTCATATTTGTGAAGGACGGTTCGCAGGACAGCAACTGGGACCAGTCCTGttggtgacattttatttattaaatacaaagTAAACTTTAACTGCTGAATATTTGACTAttgataaaacaattaaatataataaaataaaaataataaaacatacaatTAAAACTAAttacaatttatatattaacttatttatttattaatttatttattaacttataaaataatgacaggTATATTCTTTTATAActcttttataaatgtttatattcactTGTTCAATTCTCATTAAATTctctaaaatgttattttggaaactccacacacatttgtgatatttaaatatataatatttaaacatgtaatattaatttgtgtaataattaatattacacaaattaatattacatgtttaaatatataatatttaaacatgtaatattaatttgtgtaatattaattattatcagGGTTTGAAATCAACACCAGGTAAAGATCAGCTGTAGCATGCTGTCAAATCACTAGTCAATTTGTCGGCTTACTTTTCATAAATTagattcactcattcatttcttgGGGAACTTCATGTAAGACAAATCTGTGCAAATACTGATCTCATGAGtcataatgaaatattaaatacacactttgtattattaaatactaaataatgtGGTGATACTTACATGGGATTAAAACATTTGGTCAAcagaaaagatttattttgcaACATCTGACAATTTTAGCAAACCGTATTGTACATCATTTAGTCCACAAGTTtgtcttgttgttttgtttgatgttcTTTGTACTTGTACTGATTTGCCCAGGTAAAAGGATGAGGAGATGGAAGCATGAGGGTTTTTTCTAAGGTTATTAGAAGTTTTGGCCGGTATCTTAAACATTTAGTAGCCAAATTGGCTGCTGACTGAAAATGGTCATTTCAAACCCTgataataatttcataaattatGCCATTAGTggattataaaaataatctcaccagtgagaagcagaagaagaaaaagattcagCTTCATGATGGAAAGCTAGCTGATGAAAATAAAACCTcaatctgaaataataatatgtaagtATCAAATACCAAGTGATTTATTTGTGCACCTTTGTAAATGATTATCTAATCAAGtttacatcatcatcaggtGTCAGGTTAGGGCCAAAAGCAGTGAGGGATCACAGCACCCATCAACcactgcacacattcacaccacacaccaagtcacatcatcacaaacacctgaaccatgtCTCTGGACACTGAAGCACTAATATTTAATCTGTAAAGCACTTGGACTTGGTCTAATGTTTAATGTCCATTGTCTGATCCATGCCATGTTAATGGTTAAGTCTGTGCTCATGTTCCATCAACCTGGTCTTTGTTCAGGTGTTTCAGtctaaataacatttacaaaacTGCTTGTTAATAAAAGTCTGTTCATGTAATATGTTCTAAATAATGTTTAACATCACATCCATTAAGACACTGTACAGACATCACAAAATGAAAATTTGGTACCAATTGAAATTCAGTAaaattcactctcactcactcattttctaccgctttatccgattcagtaaaattacagtaatatttcctttatcaaaatattatatttatttacttaacttTCTACAATAGTTCTTCATTAAttattcaataaatattaataaatatgctaCCTCTTACTTACTTATAATTGGTTTATTAACAAACTTAAACTCAATGTGGTACATAAATGTTGTTTCTGTGAATTCTAAcaataagaacattaaatcatacctgtaatataaaaatcagAAGGCTGCTGTTTCTTCAGTAGCTCTGTTTTAGATCTTCACTGTTTGTACACAACTCTCTAAAACCTTAGGGGGATACTTCATCTATTATCTTAACCTTGGTAAGATTCTGACATGTGATGCAATCTGATTTCCATCTTACTTTAACATTCACAAAGACTCCAGAGTCCTTATTTCAATAAAACCAAATTCTGCCCCATCTTCCTCAGATTTCATCACAGAAAGTAAATGAAGTTCATCAGGTTCCTTTAGTGTGGAATAGCCATGTGCCAATAATCATATCTAACATCAGGGCAGTGAGATAAAATCAAACCCATTGGGAAACCAGGTGGGAATGTAGAGGCattgtaataatttaaaaatggtGGGTCTACAAAGGAGCTCCATAGTATTGTAATCATAAAGGAAGACCTGATGTGTTAAAGGACATCAGGCCTTTCCTTGTTTGGATAAGTGCACTATGACTATTTGAATGTATTTTCCTGGCAAATAAAGAGTAGGTCTGCTCTCCAGTTTAGGCCTCTCACTGATTAATCACAAAATAAGGTTTATGCGTGGTTtttgaaaaagcaaaaaaaaaaaaaacaaaaaaaaaacctatagtAAACATGTTTTCACAAGACTTTTTGAGAACAGATCTTCtaatgtaggttttttttttttttttttgtaatcatgtgaaaatcatcCTGCCTGCTCATTCACATTAAACAATACTGTTATGAGAACCACGAGGGCTTCCTCTTctggcctgcagaggatttgctgcactttagaatcaggactctatttcccacaattcattgAACCTCttactcagcacacctgtttcctatttgcAATCACCTGGTTTATTTAAGCCCACTCAGAACTCCTGGATGTTGTGAAGTATTGTTAGTTTGTTAGCATTCTGAGTGTGTTATCGGTTCCGTCTTTTGCCTTGTTTTGACCTTTGCCTGTTTTcgtgtttatgaatgtttgcTACCTGCCCTGACCCACGCCTGGAGGATTGAatactgtttttggatttcctCTGATATTGCTGATGTTTGAACCTTGCCTGTTTTGGAATTTGCCTAATAAAACACCCCGACCACTTCACAAAATGGCTGCCTCACCTACCTCTCCTGTTTCTGCAAAGCCACAATTACTAATGTCTAGTCTACTGGACCCCCAGATGACGTCTGTATGGGTGTCTAAGAGTCGAAGTCCAGTTATGTCAAGTTTAATGATCCCCAGGGCTACAGAGGTGTGTTCTCTCAGTCCCATGCCTCCTGTATTCGCTATGGCACCGCGGAATGCTTGCTGCTCGGCTATTTCCCACCAGGCAGTTCCCAAATCCAGGACTCTGAACCAGCTGCTCGGCTATTTCTCACCAGGCAGTTCCCAAATCCAGGACTCTGAACCATCTGACTCTCCCGAGCCATCTACAACTAACTCTTCTGAACCATGTGCACCAATTGAGTCACCGGAGTCATCAGAATGAACCAGACCCACTGACCCAACCGAATCACCTGCCTCACCCGCCTCAACTGAACCGTCTGAATCTACTGAATCACCTGAACCCTCTGAACCATCTGACTCTTCCTGGCAATCTTAATTATCTGAACCAATTGGGTCACCGGAGTCATTCCAGTCATCTGAACCAGGGGAATCATCGGAATCATCTGATTCATCCAGACCCACTGAATAAACCGAATCACCTGATCCATCTGCATCAACTGCCCCAACTGAATCTGCTGAATCAGCTAGTATGGTCACTCCTAAGTTCCAAGGACTCTCTACCCCTGCCACAATAGCTGTAAACAACCCCCAGAGACTATCTGTCCCATGTAAGATGGCCAACTATGAACTATCTGCCTGGCCTAAACCAACCAATTCTCCTGTGTTATCTGTCTTGTGGCTTATTTCACTGGCTTTGCTAGCccctctacctcctgtccctgtttacaggccCAGAATACCTCCAGCACCACCTTGGATTGTGATGCTGACCAGTTTACTGAGTTGCTctgtggcaccaccctggtctccagtactactctggtctctggctctgcctctggcaccaccctggccgccagctccgctctggtctctggctctgcctctggcaccaccctggccgccagctccgctctggtctctggctctgcctctggcaccaccctggccgccagctccgctctggtctctggctctgcctccgacACCGCCCTGTCTTCCAGCTCTGCTCgggtctctgtctctgcctgcaGCATCGCCCAGTCTACCCTCTCTTCtggcgccgccctggccaccGGCTCTTCCAGCGCCACCCTGGCCACCAGCTCTTCCGGTGccaccctggcctccggctccgcccgGGCCACCTTCTCTTCCGGCTCCGGCCGGGCCACCTTCTCTTCTGGCTCCGCTCGGGCCATCTGCTCCACCGGCTCCACCCCGGCCTTCTGCTCCGCCCTGGCCTTCAGCTTCGCCCTGCCCTCTACCACCACATGGACCTGGCCCACTGTCCCAACCCCTGTTCTGGCTCTGCTCCACCACCCtccgggggggtggggggggtgggttCTGTTATGAGAACCATGAGGGCTCCCTCTTctggcctgcagaggatttgctgcactttagcatcaggactctatttcccacaATTTATTGCACCTCCTATTTGTTTCCTATTTGCAATCACCTGGTTTATTTAAGCCCACTCAGAACTCCTGGATGTCGTGAAGTATTGTTAGTTTGTTAGCATTCTGAGCATGTTATTGGTTCCGTCTTTTGCCTTGTTTTGACCTTTGCCTGTTTTcgtgtttatgaatgtttgcAACCTGCCTGACCCACACCTGGATTATTGAatactgtttttggatttcctttgatATTGCTGTTTGCCTTATTTTTGAACCTTGCCTGTTTTCAAATTTGCCTAATAATCCAGCATTTGGATGTAACCTGTTTCACGTGCATGACAAATACATtggtttaaaatttaaaagacAATATAAAAGCGATTTTCTCACGTGAACTGCCAATATACAGACAGCATGTTGCatgtcccaccagagacagtaacacactggtTCACTGATACACAAcaataaaggatgcatatcactctgtcTCACAGGCAGCTCTGGGACTCT
The Tachysurus fulvidraco isolate hzauxx_2018 chromosome 7, HZAU_PFXX_2.0, whole genome shotgun sequence DNA segment above includes these coding regions:
- the LOC113643886 gene encoding C-type mannose receptor 2-like, translating into MTGAKWPVAQKYCRVTYNDLATVISDFDWLRVKKLTADKNLAKNAWVGLYNDVNSWRWSLNDLPLKNVTYTNWYPGEPDNLGGNEACVMIGSSNTWCDAPCIHPKPFICYNANFSGAARFIGITTPLSWPQSQAYCREHHTDLASALNSSDQNMLGQVRNIQGDSWIGLYRDTWKWSDGTIALNLQWDTGQPDNRYSNENCAMVYNGVFYDTDCNNLFCFFCHSISTMRNQTVRLQVKSDGSVFEPAVQSSILEQMKQKLNEHGMLENTTVTWSVQPDGNIFKKKKGDL